The window CAATTTCCCATCCAATGACTCTGCCTCTAATAAACGACGTCCGTTGTTTTGTTCATTGTGAGGCGGCTTGTGCTCTGGTGGTGGCTTCTTTCCCTTAGGAGGCAATTTCCCATCCAATGACTCTGCCTCTAATAAACGACGTCCGTTGTTTTGTTCATTGTGAGGCGGCTTGTGCTCCAGTGGTGGCTTCTTTCCCTTAGGAGGTGGTGGCTTCTTTCCCTTAGGAGGCAATTTCTCATCCAATGACTCTGCCTCTAATAAACGACGTCCGTTGTTTTGTTCATTTTGAGGCGGCTTGTGCTCCGGTGGTGGCTTCTTTCCCTTAGGAGGTGGTGGCTTCTTTCCCTTAGGAGGCAATTTCTCATCCAATGACTCTGCCTCTAATAAACGACGTCCGTTGTTTTGTTCATTGTGAGGCGGCTTGTGCTCCGGTGGTGGCTTCTTTCCCTTAGGAGGTGGTGGCTTCTTTCCCTTAGGAGGCAATTTCCCATCCAATGACTCTGCCTCTAATAAACGACGTCCGGTGTTTTGTTCATTGTGAGGCGGCTTGTGCTCCGGTGGTGGCTTCTTACCCTTGGGAGGTTCATCATGACCTGGGCTTCCCTTGTTCTTCGGTGGTGGCTTTTCTCCTTTTTGGGATTCCTGATCACCTGGGTGTCCTGGTTTGTGCTCGGGCGGTGGCTTCTCTCCTTTCTTCGGTGGTTCATCACCTGGTTGTCCTGGTTTGTGCTCTGGTGGTGGCTTCACAAACTCTGGATCCTCAGTGTGCTCGTGGGGTGGCTTTTGTCCCTTTGGAGGCTGATTGTGCTCTTGAGGTGGCTTTTGTCCCTCGGGAATTTTGCCTTCCACCTCTAGCAAGTGGTGTTCATTGTGTGGTGGCTTGTGCTTGGGTGGAGGCTTCTCTCCTTTGCCCTTGAGGGGCTCGTTATGTTGGGTTGGGGGCTTCTTCTCTGGGAATGGGAAAGGCTCTTCCTTGTTAAGTGGGGTTGGAGTCTTGTGATTTGGTGGGTTGTGGGAAGGAGGAGGCTTGGGAATTGGGGGTTTCAGGGCAAGAGAAGGAGTTGAAGTGGTGAAAACCACCACTCCGACAAGAAAAACTAGCAAGTAATTGGGAGACATCTTTAGACTCTTATGTTCTGGGATGGTTCGAAACTAGTAGAAGTGAGTGGCTTTTTATAGTGATGGGGCAACACTGAGGTCATGACACATGTCACCATGCACTTGGATTTTTTTACTGAAATGTGTGGACTCGTTGAATTTTGTATGGTTTGGTTTCTGTTATCTTTGTACAATTTTTATATGAGGAGGGGTCCATTTAGGGTCCTATTTGAGTTGAAATGTTTGACAACTTTTACGTTCATGCCACGCAGGGGACCTGTAGGAAAGCTAAATTACACGATTGAGTGTTCACAACTCACATGCAGACAGTGACCTGGTACTCCAGCATCACTGATCGATATTATATTAGAAGATAATGTTTTAACTTTAGAAAGGACAAGACAAATAGAAAATATAGCGAGTTGCTTTTGCACGGTGTCTTTTAAACAAGTTGGAGAAAACAATGGTACTTTCTTTTCGAAATAAGTTCGACCTAAATGGCCTTCTATATTCGTCCATATAGCCGACTATATATGCAcaaataattttcaagtttgCTCTTCCATAAACTAGAAATATTGACTCAAATATTTTACGTTAATGCTACAAAAATATTGAGCTAATGATTTAGTAAAACAAACAATCCTTTGTAAAGTTATTCACGCACAAATTATATATTAGTCCATCGAATTGCAGTATATATCTCGAATATAAAAGAGATTCACTTCAGCAAATTTAGAGACTTATACCATGTTAACAGACTGTAGCGTAGACCAAATTGTTGTAAGAAATGAAACTCACTCGTGCATCAAATAAATATGGTACACAAGACATTactctttctttttgttctatTCCAACGATATATATGATTTTACTTAATCTAAATGACAGAGAGGTGAACTCGGGTGTGAAACACAAAACATATTCTTCCTTTTTCACGTTGAAGCTCAAGTGATCGGATGATAATTAGTGCCGCCCTCAATGGTTTACAGATATGGTTTATCAAGTTGTGACAAGATTACGTGTGGCTTTAGGTTCTTTTTCAAGTAGTGATTC of the Pyrus communis chromosome 1, drPyrComm1.1, whole genome shotgun sequence genome contains:
- the LOC137711660 gene encoding early nodulin-75-like isoform X1; amino-acid sequence: MSPNYLLVFLVGVVVFTTSTPSLALKPPIPKPPPSHNPPNHKTPTPLNKEEPFPFPEKKPPTQHNEPLKGKGEKPPPKHKPPHNEHHLLEVEGKIPEGQKPPQEHNQPPKGQKPPHEHTEDPEFVKPPPEHKPGQPGDEPPKKGEKPPPEHKPGHPGDQESQKGEKPPPKNKGSPGHDEPPKGKKPPPEHKPPHNEQNTGRRLLEAESLDGKLPPKGKKPPPPKGKKPPPEHKPPHNEQNNGRRLLEAESLDEKLPPKGKKPPPPKGKKPPPEHKPPQNEQNNGRRLLEAESLDEKLPPKGKKPPPPKGKKPPLEHKPPHNEQNNGRRLLEAESLDGKLPPKGKKPPPEHKPPHNEQNNGRRLLEAESLDGKLPPKGKKPPPPKGKKPPPEHKPPHNEQNNGRRLLEAESLDGKLPPKGKKPPPPKGKKPPPEHKPPHNEQNNGRRLLEAESLDGKLPPKGKKPPPEHKPPHNEQNNGRRLLEAESLDEKLPPKGKKPPPPKGKKPPPEHKPPHNEQNTGRRLLEAESLDGKLPPKEKKPKPPPIGKPPTPLEHNDDGDHKPFPEHDPKPKPVEQPPKGKGDKPPKGKGDEPPHHDRHLEENVVEEGRDSDHKPPRKLKPPTGTGKKPPTRPVKPPQKPPHKPPFPN
- the LOC137711660 gene encoding early nodulin-75-like isoform X2 → MSPNYLLVFLVGVVVFTTSTPSLALKPPIPKPPPSHNPPNHKTPTPLNKEEPFPFPEKKPPTQHNEPLKGKGEKPPPKHKPPHNEHHLLEVEGKIPEGQKPPQEHNQPPKGQKPPHEHTEDPEFVKPPPEHKPGQPGDEPPKGKKPPPEHKPPHNEQNTGRRLLEAESLDGKLPPKGKKPPPPKGKKPPPEHKPPHNEQNNGRRLLEAESLDEKLPPKGKKPPPPKGKKPPPEHKPPQNEQNNGRRLLEAESLDEKLPPKGKKPPPPKGKKPPLEHKPPHNEQNNGRRLLEAESLDGKLPPKGKKPPPEHKPPHNEQNNGRRLLEAESLDGKLPPKGKKPPPPKGKKPPPEHKPPHNEQNNGRRLLEAESLDGKLPPKGKKPPPPKGKKPPPEHKPPHNEQNNGRRLLEAESLDGKLPPKGKKPPPEHKPPHNEQNNGRRLLEAESLDEKLPPKGKKPPPPKGKKPPPEHKPPHNEQNTGRRLLEAESLDGKLPPKEKKPKPPPIGKPPTPLEHNDDGDHKPFPEHDPKPKPVEQPPKGKGDKPPKGKGDEPPHHDRHLEENVVEEGRDSDHKPPRKLKPPTGTGKKPPTRPVKPPQKPPHKPPFPN